The nucleotide sequence TCCCGCGTGCGGAAACGCCCGAAGGTGAGCGAGGTGGATTCAAGGCTGTCACGCAGGTACTGCGCGGCATAGGCGACGGCCCAGGGACCGGACTCCTGCCGGCCATCGGCCGCCACGGCCCGCACCCGCGTGGTATGGATGAAGGGATTCGAGGCGCCCGGCACGACGCGGTTGAATTCGTAATCGTCGTAATTGCGCCGGTAGTAGGCTCCGACCTGCCAGAAATTCCCCGGCGCGGACTCCGCGCGGTGATTGAAGGCATAGAGCTCGGTCTGGAGAAACTCGGTCTCGTTGAAGCCAAAGGGCGTGTAGAGGTTGGGCCAGCCGAAGAATTTTTCCTGCCACCCGGCAAAAAGATCGGTCTGGGTCCCCTCCCCGACAAGTTGGACGCGCCCGGCCACGCGCTTGAATTCGTGATCACCGAACGGGATCGAGCCGGTGGATTCGGAGCGCGCCAGGTCGAGATCGGCGGCCAGCGTGCGTCCGGCCAGCGGCTCCTTCAGCACCACCCCTTGGTAAAGGCTCTGGCGTTGGGTGGAATGATCACCCACCACCAGCGCGAGTTCCCCGCGCTGCACGACCGGTCGCCAGCCATAGGCCACCGAACCGACCTGAGCGTTGAAACCGCCGGCCGCGTTGTCGGCGCCCGTCAGGATCCGGGGCGTGGTCAGCATGGCCGGCGCCACGGGGAGCTCGGCGAAGTAGTGCCCGGTCTGCGGATCAAACAGCCCGAGCGCGCCGAGCTTGAAACCCGTGTTCTCGAAAATCCCGCCACGAATCGCCACGTCCGCCTGGCCCTCGGCCAGGTTCCGGGCCTGCACATCCACGCGAGGTTCGAATTGCAGGCCGGAGACCGGCATCGCGAAGGTTGAAACCGGGGCCTGATTGGCCACCTGCTCGGAGTAAACGGACAGCTTGGGGAGGACCAACGGCTCCGGGTTGACCTGCGCCGCCAGAGCGACCGGCCAGGCGAACGCGAGGAGTAACCGAGTGAGGCGGCGCGGAGGAATTGCGAGGGAGGAGGTCATCGGTTAATTTAGAATTACAAATTGATTAACTATTAGACCAAAAACAAGGCCGCGCGCACGCGGCCTGGGATTGTCGCCGGGGCGAACCTTACTCGCCGTCGCTGCCAATGGCCTCCACGGGACAGCCCTCGAGGGCCTCCGTGCAAAGCTGGACCTCTTCCTCGGTCGTCGGCTGGGCGAAAACGAAGGAATAGCCGCCCTCTTCATGGCGCTTGAAGAACGCCGGGGCGGTCTCGCGGCAGAGATCGCAATCGATGCACTGCTGGTCCACGTAAAACTTGCCGGCTGCGTTGTCGTTCCACTTGTCTGCTTTGTTGGCCATGGGTCCGTTCAATCAAGGGGAATTCGCCGCCCTGTCAAGGAGGAGGATGCCTGCCGGTTGAGGCTTTCCCTCGCGTGCGACCCGGGCTTGTATTGTCACCCAACCGACATAAGTTTCGCCGTAATGCCGTCCGACCGATCCTACATGCGGGGTGACTATCCCCGGCCGCCCACCACCGCCTTGGTCTGGCTGATTGCGGCGATGCTGGCCACGTTTGTCCTGCAGCTCGTGCTGCTTTCGCCGTGGCTCGGCTCCAGCTCCACCCTGCCCGATCTGCTGCGCCTCACGGTTCGCAACGCCGAGCAAGGCCGGCTCTGGATCCTGGTCACCCACGGCTTCCTCCACAGCACGGGCAACCCGCTGCACATCATTTTCTCCCTCCTCGGTCTGGTCCTGATCGGCCGTGAGCTGGAGCCCCAGCTGGGCGCCCGGCGCTTCACGTTGGTGTTTGGCGGCGCACTCGTCACCGGGGCCTTCTGCTGGCTCGCGCTGCACTGGCGCACCGGGGGCGGCTACATCGGACCGAGCGCCGGCATCCTGGGCCTGCTCGTGGTACTCGCCCG is from Lacunisphaera limnophila and encodes:
- a CDS encoding ferredoxin, with translation MANKADKWNDNAAGKFYVDQQCIDCDLCRETAPAFFKRHEEGGYSFVFAQPTTEEEVQLCTEALEGCPVEAIGSDGE
- a CDS encoding TonB-dependent receptor domain-containing protein, which translates into the protein MTSSLAIPPRRLTRLLLAFAWPVALAAQVNPEPLVLPKLSVYSEQVANQAPVSTFAMPVSGLQFEPRVDVQARNLAEGQADVAIRGGIFENTGFKLGALGLFDPQTGHYFAELPVAPAMLTTPRILTGADNAAGGFNAQVGSVAYGWRPVVQRGELALVVGDHSTQRQSLYQGVVLKEPLAGRTLAADLDLARSESTGSIPFGDHEFKRVAGRVQLVGEGTQTDLFAGWQEKFFGWPNLYTPFGFNETEFLQTELYAFNHRAESAPGNFWQVGAYYRRNYDDYEFNRVVPGASNPFIHTTRVRAVAADGRQESGPWAVAYAAQYLRDSLESTSLTFGRFRTREYFKLSVVPEHTRDTTAGRLTLRAGAAYDDTNRDEAAVSPVMELALRRPSGQRLYVQYAESSQVATYTALNSNPAAGLFRGNPNLGRETSRNLEAGIAFTQEAWTVQAAVFHRQDDELVDWTFRNGVVARTANPVDIDTAGLELVAILNTGRYDLILGYTYLEKQADYGAATVTASFYALNFPRHRLTAALVARLAEGLELRVDNEYRRQEKNSLRVIGGNTGVLTSAGIYWRPTRGRGLELSLRVDNLWDDNFQEVPAVPAARRQIAAGAAWHW